A genomic region of Methanothermobacter sp. CaT2 contains the following coding sequences:
- a CDS encoding MptD family putative ECF transporter S component yields MFRFRDFTTADLAFTGLIIALMYIVQTVTILGVAAITPVDAFKSIASAFFVCIVISVGLAKVGKIGTFTLIGLVNGIICGLIMPAFLPLLPATFLGGLAADAAVGLKYGVYSSRNSLLVGCGVDKFIETLVILTVPFLFGFSSFMLAPALIIISAITVSVLGMLGALVGYGIINELRRAGALD; encoded by the coding sequence TTGTTTAGATTCAGAGATTTCACAACAGCTGATCTGGCCTTCACGGGCCTCATAATAGCCCTGATGTACATCGTTCAGACGGTGACCATCCTTGGTGTTGCAGCCATAACACCTGTGGATGCATTCAAGTCGATTGCATCCGCCTTCTTTGTCTGCATCGTCATAAGCGTTGGACTTGCAAAGGTGGGAAAGATAGGCACCTTCACCCTGATAGGCCTTGTTAACGGGATAATCTGTGGACTCATAATGCCCGCATTCCTTCCCCTACTACCCGCGACCTTCCTGGGAGGCCTTGCAGCGGATGCCGCCGTCGGGTTGAAATACGGCGTCTACTCTTCAAGGAATTCCCTTCTAGTGGGCTGTGGTGTTGATAAGTTCATCGAGACCCTCGTCATCCTCACGGTTCCCTTCCTCTTCGGGTTCTCCAGCTTCATGCTGGCACCGGCACTGATAATCATATCTGCCATAACAGTATCTGTCCTTGGAATGCTGGGTGCCCTTGTGGGTTACGGTATCATAAATGAGCTCAGAAGGGCCGGCGCCCTGGATTAA
- a CDS encoding DUF763 domain-containing protein — translation MRRTGIANLPLHGGHPPAWLMRRMIELSGAITEVIIEEYGTSEFISRISDPFWFQAFSCVIGFDWHSSGTTTTTCGALKSALDPEVHGIMVAGGKGRKSRRTPSELQAAAEIFDLDAEGLVYASRISARVDGNCIQDGFNLYQHTFLVDSDGEWAVVQQGLDPHGGYARRYHWLGSGVGEYVESPHSGISSERTLSEVLDMTSPISRGAREASVDLVCDGPSHIRSYLTGQRTLFDFNVLDMPAHHEVLPVDLTERDMAVLERAYEIQPADYEELVMLSGFGAKKVRALALVADLVHGERASWRDPVKYSYAHGGKDGYPYPVDRETYDCTVEYLRSAVEDAKIEKKERLKALESLERFLSID, via the coding sequence ATGAGGAGAACAGGTATTGCAAACCTGCCGCTTCACGGTGGCCATCCCCCGGCCTGGCTCATGAGGAGGATGATTGAACTCTCAGGGGCCATTACAGAGGTTATAATTGAGGAGTACGGGACCTCAGAGTTCATATCAAGGATATCTGATCCCTTCTGGTTCCAGGCCTTTTCATGTGTAATAGGCTTTGACTGGCACTCATCAGGGACAACCACCACGACCTGCGGGGCCCTGAAGTCCGCCCTCGACCCTGAGGTTCACGGGATAATGGTTGCAGGTGGAAAGGGAAGGAAATCCCGCAGGACACCCTCCGAGCTCCAGGCTGCAGCCGAAATCTTCGACCTGGACGCTGAAGGGCTGGTATACGCAAGCAGGATATCCGCCCGGGTTGATGGTAACTGCATCCAGGACGGCTTCAACCTCTACCAGCACACATTCCTGGTTGACTCCGATGGTGAATGGGCCGTCGTCCAGCAGGGCCTTGACCCACATGGTGGCTACGCCCGGCGGTACCACTGGCTCGGCTCAGGGGTCGGAGAGTACGTCGAGTCACCCCACAGCGGCATCTCCTCTGAGAGGACCCTCAGTGAGGTCCTTGACATGACGTCACCCATCAGCAGGGGGGCCCGTGAGGCCAGCGTTGACCTGGTCTGTGATGGCCCGTCTCACATCCGCAGCTATTTAACGGGCCAGAGGACGCTCTTTGACTTCAATGTCCTGGACATGCCAGCCCACCATGAGGTTCTCCCTGTGGACCTCACAGAGAGGGACATGGCTGTACTGGAGAGGGCCTATGAGATCCAGCCAGCGGACTATGAGGAACTCGTAATGCTCTCAGGGTTCGGGGCCAAAAAGGTGAGGGCCCTTGCCCTTGTCGCTGACCTCGTCCATGGGGAGAGGGCAAGCTGGAGGGACCCTGTCAAGTACAGCTACGCCCATGGCGGGAAGGATGGCTATCCATACCCTGTGGACAGGGAGACCTATGACTGTACAGTTGAATACCTCAGGTCCGCCGTTGAGGATGCTAAAATCGAGAAAAAGGAACGTCTAAAGGCTCTAGAATCCCTTGAGAGGTTTTTAAGCATAGATTAA
- a CDS encoding glycosyltransferase family 4 protein, with the protein MVKRVLMISNMYPGEENRSFGSFIKVHVDTFRRYTDLEQFVVVNTDQRKGLPRLIYKYGSLLLRSIWCSLRRKFDVIHAHYVFPTGFIGLICHWLTGRPLVITAHGSDVYNLASKNKRVFRVSRFVLRRASAVIAVSRDIRDELVDEFGVDEEKIHIINMGVDTSIFRPMDKEECRRRLGLPLDKRIVLFVGNIIPRKGVLYLIESLEHVKFDDVQCIILGAPVDREYFDTVKNRLNEIDADVRFFDAVPYSEVAVWMNAADVFVLPSNEEAFGLVALEALACGTPTIATAVGGLKEFIRDSETGYSVPIGDALAIADKINHVLDPENRAEVESIREKGLQVADSFSTVKQVKRILRVYRDVA; encoded by the coding sequence TTGGTTAAGAGAGTTCTAATGATTTCAAATATGTATCCCGGTGAGGAGAACAGATCATTCGGCAGTTTCATTAAGGTTCACGTAGATACTTTCAGGCGTTATACCGATCTTGAGCAGTTTGTTGTTGTAAACACGGACCAGAGGAAGGGATTGCCACGGCTCATATACAAGTATGGATCCCTTCTGCTAAGATCAATCTGGTGTTCACTTCGGAGAAAATTTGATGTCATCCACGCCCACTACGTCTTTCCAACGGGCTTCATAGGTCTCATATGTCACTGGTTAACGGGCAGACCACTTGTGATAACGGCCCATGGCAGTGACGTGTATAACCTTGCAAGCAAAAATAAGCGGGTCTTTCGAGTTTCAAGGTTTGTCCTCAGGAGGGCCTCTGCAGTTATTGCTGTCAGCAGGGATATAAGGGACGAACTTGTAGACGAATTCGGTGTTGATGAAGAGAAGATACATATCATTAACATGGGGGTTGATACCAGCATATTCAGACCGATGGATAAGGAAGAATGTCGCAGGAGGCTTGGCCTACCCCTAGATAAGAGGATAGTCCTCTTCGTGGGTAACATAATACCTCGTAAGGGGGTCCTCTACCTCATCGAATCCCTTGAACATGTTAAATTCGATGATGTCCAGTGCATAATACTCGGAGCCCCCGTCGATAGGGAATACTTTGACACCGTAAAGAACAGACTTAATGAAATCGATGCTGATGTGAGATTCTTTGATGCGGTGCCCTACAGTGAAGTGGCAGTATGGATGAACGCTGCAGATGTCTTTGTATTACCCTCCAATGAGGAGGCCTTTGGGCTTGTTGCACTGGAAGCCCTTGCATGCGGGACTCCAACCATTGCAACTGCTGTTGGTGGTCTGAAAGAATTTATAAGGGACTCTGAGACAGGTTACAGTGTACCGATAGGAGATGCACTTGCCATTGCCGATAAGATAAACCATGTGCTGGATCCTGAAAACAGGGCTGAAGTCGAATCTATAAGGGAGAAGGGGCTTCAGGTGGCTGATTCATTCAGTACCGTAAAACAGGTGAAGAGAATACTCAGGGTTTACCGGGATGTTGCATGA
- a CDS encoding magnesium chelatase subunit D family protein, translating to MDNHYFPFTAIVGQELLKKALILNAINPSIGGVLIRGDKGTGKSTAVRSLRDVLPDRKMVEGCRFGCDPDGAEICMECRRKLEEQGSLPSRQVRMEVVDLPVSATEDMVVGSLDIKRALRDGIKALEPGILARANGNILYIDEVNLLDDYIVNVLLDAAAMGVNIIEREGISIQHPSRFILAGTMNPEEGDLRPQILDRFGLSVDVEAIKDPDERIEVIKRAMKFQEDPESFHSRFRRKQEELREKIIRARSLLEMVELDDETLGLIVEIAAALGIRTHRADIITARTARALAAFNGRRRVTGDDVMEAALLAMKHRLRQLPFQRQQELSQEIIEDIMNGEFEDDSEIDRERRLRRDLKIPDLKGSLQGQSSSTVTGRRGKYVRARENPEPSSVAVDATLRKAASAGTGTIEPEHLMEKVRIGKSRALYIIVLDTSSSMRLERKIKFAKTVSWLLLRDSYEKRNRIALIAFRGYEANLVVEPTSNLETVEEALEGLRSGGRTPLTPALRLAAEVASSSSDEACTAVVISDGRCNVFINSNLEEDMNMLETELRNLNLLFVNAEPEKRSLGILEDMASRFGSEIFYLDDILI from the coding sequence TTGGATAATCATTACTTCCCATTCACAGCCATCGTTGGACAGGAACTCCTCAAGAAGGCCCTCATCCTCAACGCCATAAACCCATCAATAGGCGGCGTCCTGATCAGGGGCGATAAGGGGACAGGTAAATCAACTGCAGTGAGATCACTGAGGGATGTACTCCCTGATAGGAAAATGGTGGAGGGCTGCAGGTTCGGATGCGACCCTGATGGAGCAGAAATATGCATGGAGTGCCGCAGAAAACTTGAGGAACAGGGTAGCCTGCCATCAAGACAGGTCAGGATGGAGGTGGTCGACCTCCCTGTATCCGCAACCGAGGATATGGTTGTGGGTTCACTGGACATAAAGAGGGCCCTCAGGGATGGAATAAAGGCCCTTGAGCCAGGCATACTTGCACGTGCCAACGGCAACATCCTCTACATCGATGAGGTCAACCTCCTTGATGACTACATAGTGAACGTCCTCCTCGATGCAGCAGCCATGGGCGTGAATATCATTGAAAGGGAGGGCATATCCATCCAGCATCCATCAAGGTTCATACTTGCAGGTACAATGAACCCTGAGGAGGGTGATCTCAGACCCCAGATACTTGACAGATTCGGCCTCAGTGTTGATGTGGAGGCAATAAAGGACCCTGATGAAAGAATTGAAGTCATAAAGCGTGCAATGAAGTTCCAGGAGGATCCAGAGTCCTTCCACTCAAGGTTCCGGAGGAAACAGGAGGAGCTCAGGGAGAAAATCATCAGGGCACGGAGTTTACTTGAGATGGTCGAGTTGGATGATGAGACCCTGGGCCTCATAGTTGAGATAGCAGCAGCCCTTGGCATCAGGACCCACAGGGCCGATATCATAACTGCAAGGACCGCGAGGGCACTGGCGGCATTCAACGGCAGGAGGAGGGTCACAGGGGATGATGTGATGGAGGCTGCGCTCCTTGCCATGAAGCACAGACTTAGACAGCTACCATTCCAGAGGCAACAGGAACTCAGCCAGGAGATTATAGAGGACATCATGAATGGCGAATTCGAGGATGACTCAGAGATTGACAGGGAACGGAGGCTGAGGCGTGACCTGAAGATCCCTGACCTGAAGGGATCCCTCCAGGGTCAGAGCAGTTCAACGGTAACCGGGAGGAGGGGTAAGTATGTCCGCGCCCGGGAGAACCCTGAACCATCCAGCGTGGCCGTTGATGCAACCCTGAGGAAGGCTGCTTCAGCTGGAACCGGAACCATAGAACCCGAACACCTCATGGAGAAGGTTCGGATCGGGAAATCCAGGGCACTCTACATAATCGTCCTTGACACCTCGTCATCAATGAGACTTGAGAGGAAGATAAAATTTGCAAAGACGGTCTCATGGCTGCTCCTGAGGGACTCCTATGAAAAGAGGAACAGGATAGCCCTCATAGCCTTCAGGGGATATGAGGCAAACCTGGTGGTTGAGCCCACATCGAATCTTGAGACCGTTGAGGAGGCCCTTGAGGGTCTCAGGTCAGGCGGGAGGACACCCCTCACACCGGCACTCAGACTGGCAGCTGAGGTTGCATCATCATCCAGCGATGAGGCATGCACAGCCGTTGTAATATCAGACGGCCGCTGCAACGTATTCATCAACTCCAACCTCGAGGAGGACATGAATATGCTTGAAACTGAACTGAGGAACCTGAACCTTTTATTCGTTAATGCAGAACCCGAGAAGAGGAGCCTGGGTATACTTGAGGACATGGCGTCACGCTTTGGCTCTGAAATCTTCTACCTTGATGATATACTGATCTAG